A single window of Solanum dulcamara chromosome 5, daSolDulc1.2, whole genome shotgun sequence DNA harbors:
- the LOC129890410 gene encoding E3 ubiquitin-protein ligase CCNB1IP1 homolog isoform X1, giving the protein MRCNACWRELEGQAITTTCGHIFCQTDASKILSNDAACPICDQVLSKSLMKPVDVNPSDEWINMVMAGITPQILMKSAYRSVMFHIGQKELEMQFKMNKIIAQCRQKCEMMQEKFSQKLEQVHTAYQKVAKKCQMLEQEIETLSKDKQELQEKFAEKSRQKRKLDEMYDQLRNEYDSVKRTAIQPSNFFSRAEPDLFANPANMMDNRDTMRKDWSVLTPETPGPREDMWPPTRQNGSNSGPFDSGSPARQSAVPVDAGNRRAGAHPMLGVATGASNPSMTLRNLILSPIKRPQLSRNRPQMFTF; this is encoded by the exons ATGAGATGCAATGCTTGCTGGCGAGAACTGGAAGGACAGGCCATCACTACCACCTGTGGCCACATCTTCT GTCAGACCGATGCCAGTAAGATTCTCAGCAATGATGCTGCTTGTCCTATTTGTGATCAAGTTCTCTCTAAAAG TCTCATGAAACCTGTGGATGTCAATCCAAGTGATGAATGGATAAAT ATGGTCATGGCTGGAATTACACCACAGATAT TAATGAAGAGTGCCTACAGAAGTGTGATGTTCCACATTGGGCAAAAGGAATTGGAAATGCAGTTCAAGATGAACAAGATAATAGCTCAATGCCGTCAGAAATGTGAGATGATGCAGGAAAAATTCTCTCAAAAATTGGAGCAAGTGCATACTGCATACCAGAAGGTGGCTAAAAAGTGCCAAATGTTGGAACAAGAGATTGAGACCTTATCTAAAGACAAGCAGGAACTCCAAGAAAAATTTGCTGAGAAATCCAG GCAAaaaagaaaacttgatgaaatgTATGATCAGTTGCGAAATGAATACGATTCAGTAAAGCGCACAGCCATTCAGCCAAGTAATTTCTTTTCAAGAGCAGAGCCTGATTTGTTTGCAAATCCTGCTAATATGATGGACAACAGAGATACTATGAGAAAAG ATTGGTCGGTTCTCACTCCTGAAACTCCAGGACCAAGAGAAGACATGTGGCCTCCAACAAGACAGAATGGTTCCAACTCTGGCCCTTTCGATAGTGGCTCCCCTGCAAGACAGTCAGCAGTACCAGTGGATGCTGGAAACAGAAGAGCAGGTGCACATCCTATGCTTGGCGTTGCAACTGGAGCAAGCAATCCCTCAATGACCCTTAGGAATCTCATCCTATCACCAATTAAGAGACCTCAACTCTCCCGCAACAGACCGCAGATGTTCAC GTTTTAA
- the LOC129890410 gene encoding E3 ubiquitin-protein ligase CCNB1IP1 homolog isoform X3, producing MRCNACWRELEGQAITTTCGHIFCQTDASKILSNDAACPICDQVLSKSLMKPVDVNPSDEWINMVMAGITPQILMKSAYRSVMFHIGQKELEMQFKMNKIIAQCRQKCEMMQEKFSQKLEQVHTAYQKVAKKCQMLEQEIETLSKDKQELQEKFAEKSRQKRKLDEMYDQLRNEYDSVKRTAIQPSNFFSRAEPDLFANPANMMDNRDTMRKGPREDMWPPTRQNGSNSGPFDSGSPARQSAVPVDAGNRRAGAHPMLGVATGASNPSMTLRNLILSPIKRPQLSRNRPQMFTF from the exons ATGAGATGCAATGCTTGCTGGCGAGAACTGGAAGGACAGGCCATCACTACCACCTGTGGCCACATCTTCT GTCAGACCGATGCCAGTAAGATTCTCAGCAATGATGCTGCTTGTCCTATTTGTGATCAAGTTCTCTCTAAAAG TCTCATGAAACCTGTGGATGTCAATCCAAGTGATGAATGGATAAAT ATGGTCATGGCTGGAATTACACCACAGATAT TAATGAAGAGTGCCTACAGAAGTGTGATGTTCCACATTGGGCAAAAGGAATTGGAAATGCAGTTCAAGATGAACAAGATAATAGCTCAATGCCGTCAGAAATGTGAGATGATGCAGGAAAAATTCTCTCAAAAATTGGAGCAAGTGCATACTGCATACCAGAAGGTGGCTAAAAAGTGCCAAATGTTGGAACAAGAGATTGAGACCTTATCTAAAGACAAGCAGGAACTCCAAGAAAAATTTGCTGAGAAATCCAG GCAAaaaagaaaacttgatgaaatgTATGATCAGTTGCGAAATGAATACGATTCAGTAAAGCGCACAGCCATTCAGCCAAGTAATTTCTTTTCAAGAGCAGAGCCTGATTTGTTTGCAAATCCTGCTAATATGATGGACAACAGAGATACTATGAGAAAAG GACCAAGAGAAGACATGTGGCCTCCAACAAGACAGAATGGTTCCAACTCTGGCCCTTTCGATAGTGGCTCCCCTGCAAGACAGTCAGCAGTACCAGTGGATGCTGGAAACAGAAGAGCAGGTGCACATCCTATGCTTGGCGTTGCAACTGGAGCAAGCAATCCCTCAATGACCCTTAGGAATCTCATCCTATCACCAATTAAGAGACCTCAACTCTCCCGCAACAGACCGCAGATGTTCAC GTTTTAA
- the LOC129890410 gene encoding E3 ubiquitin-protein ligase CCNB1IP1 homolog isoform X4, giving the protein MRCNACWRELEGQAITTTCGHIFCQTDASKILSNDAACPICDQVLSKSLMKPVDVNPSDEWINMVMAGITPQILMKSAYRSVMFHIGQKELEMQFKMNKIIAQCRQKCEMMQEKFSQKLEQVHTAYQKVAKKCQMLEQEIETLSKDKQELQEKFAEKSRQKRKLDEMYDQLRNEYDSVKRTAIQPSNFFSRAEPDLFANPANMMDNRDTMRKGPREDMWPPTRQNGSNSGPFDSGSPARQSAVPVDAGNRRAGAHPMLGVATGASNPSMTLRNLILSPIKRPQLSRNRPQMFT; this is encoded by the exons ATGAGATGCAATGCTTGCTGGCGAGAACTGGAAGGACAGGCCATCACTACCACCTGTGGCCACATCTTCT GTCAGACCGATGCCAGTAAGATTCTCAGCAATGATGCTGCTTGTCCTATTTGTGATCAAGTTCTCTCTAAAAG TCTCATGAAACCTGTGGATGTCAATCCAAGTGATGAATGGATAAAT ATGGTCATGGCTGGAATTACACCACAGATAT TAATGAAGAGTGCCTACAGAAGTGTGATGTTCCACATTGGGCAAAAGGAATTGGAAATGCAGTTCAAGATGAACAAGATAATAGCTCAATGCCGTCAGAAATGTGAGATGATGCAGGAAAAATTCTCTCAAAAATTGGAGCAAGTGCATACTGCATACCAGAAGGTGGCTAAAAAGTGCCAAATGTTGGAACAAGAGATTGAGACCTTATCTAAAGACAAGCAGGAACTCCAAGAAAAATTTGCTGAGAAATCCAG GCAAaaaagaaaacttgatgaaatgTATGATCAGTTGCGAAATGAATACGATTCAGTAAAGCGCACAGCCATTCAGCCAAGTAATTTCTTTTCAAGAGCAGAGCCTGATTTGTTTGCAAATCCTGCTAATATGATGGACAACAGAGATACTATGAGAAAAG GACCAAGAGAAGACATGTGGCCTCCAACAAGACAGAATGGTTCCAACTCTGGCCCTTTCGATAGTGGCTCCCCTGCAAGACAGTCAGCAGTACCAGTGGATGCTGGAAACAGAAGAGCAGGTGCACATCCTATGCTTGGCGTTGCAACTGGAGCAAGCAATCCCTCAATGACCCTTAGGAATCTCATCCTATCACCAATTAAGAGACCTCAACTCTCCCGCAACAGACCGCAGATGTTCACGTAA
- the LOC129890410 gene encoding E3 ubiquitin-protein ligase CCNB1IP1 homolog isoform X2, giving the protein MRCNACWRELEGQAITTTCGHIFCQTDASKILSNDAACPICDQVLSKSLMKPVDVNPSDEWINMVMAGITPQILMKSAYRSVMFHIGQKELEMQFKMNKIIAQCRQKCEMMQEKFSQKLEQVHTAYQKVAKKCQMLEQEIETLSKDKQELQEKFAEKSRQKRKLDEMYDQLRNEYDSVKRTAIQPSNFFSRAEPDLFANPANMMDNRDTMRKDWSVLTPETPGPREDMWPPTRQNGSNSGPFDSGSPARQSAVPVDAGNRRAGAHPMLGVATGASNPSMTLRNLILSPIKRPQLSRNRPQMFT; this is encoded by the exons ATGAGATGCAATGCTTGCTGGCGAGAACTGGAAGGACAGGCCATCACTACCACCTGTGGCCACATCTTCT GTCAGACCGATGCCAGTAAGATTCTCAGCAATGATGCTGCTTGTCCTATTTGTGATCAAGTTCTCTCTAAAAG TCTCATGAAACCTGTGGATGTCAATCCAAGTGATGAATGGATAAAT ATGGTCATGGCTGGAATTACACCACAGATAT TAATGAAGAGTGCCTACAGAAGTGTGATGTTCCACATTGGGCAAAAGGAATTGGAAATGCAGTTCAAGATGAACAAGATAATAGCTCAATGCCGTCAGAAATGTGAGATGATGCAGGAAAAATTCTCTCAAAAATTGGAGCAAGTGCATACTGCATACCAGAAGGTGGCTAAAAAGTGCCAAATGTTGGAACAAGAGATTGAGACCTTATCTAAAGACAAGCAGGAACTCCAAGAAAAATTTGCTGAGAAATCCAG GCAAaaaagaaaacttgatgaaatgTATGATCAGTTGCGAAATGAATACGATTCAGTAAAGCGCACAGCCATTCAGCCAAGTAATTTCTTTTCAAGAGCAGAGCCTGATTTGTTTGCAAATCCTGCTAATATGATGGACAACAGAGATACTATGAGAAAAG ATTGGTCGGTTCTCACTCCTGAAACTCCAGGACCAAGAGAAGACATGTGGCCTCCAACAAGACAGAATGGTTCCAACTCTGGCCCTTTCGATAGTGGCTCCCCTGCAAGACAGTCAGCAGTACCAGTGGATGCTGGAAACAGAAGAGCAGGTGCACATCCTATGCTTGGCGTTGCAACTGGAGCAAGCAATCCCTCAATGACCCTTAGGAATCTCATCCTATCACCAATTAAGAGACCTCAACTCTCCCGCAACAGACCGCAGATGTTCACGTAA